A DNA window from Streptomyces sp. 71268 contains the following coding sequences:
- a CDS encoding metallophosphoesterase family protein produces MTAHSRQPGPHSPGSADLPRVGIPDELARRMSMPEQHAYLRAKLSRRGALRAGAATAGTVAGAGLLAGSANADARPVAAANAPATERVDGSFVAPFGRHLAFGADPRTQMRISWQVPFAVRRPYVRIGVEPWQLSRKIEAEVRDLHTPALSDRLPTVRQVYLHAALDGLRPGTTYYYGVGHDGFDPTDPSRLSTIGSFRTAPARPEEFVFTAFGDQGVSYDALANDQLILGQNPSFHLHAGDLCYADTTGHGEESDVYDARVWDQFLAQTESVAARVPWMVTTGNHDMEAWYSPNGYGGQLARWTLPDNGPDPREAPGVYSFTYGNVGVVALDANDVSYEITANLGYTGGRQTAWLDRRLGELRRTRGIDFVVVFFHHCAYSTTSAHASDGGVRDAWVPLFEKHQVDLVINGHNHVYERTDALRGGAVAREVPIGESVDPARDGIVYVTAGGAGKALYSFPVPDSYEGHVKDRDHVRTYHWVKGAEKAEKPEKREEDVEWSRVRFTGFSFVAVSVRAGARPRMRVTTLAESGERVDHFEITRSRRDGRA; encoded by the coding sequence ATGACCGCTCATTCCCGCCAGCCGGGCCCCCACTCCCCTGGTTCCGCCGATCTCCCCCGGGTCGGCATCCCCGATGAGCTGGCCCGCCGGATGTCCATGCCGGAACAACACGCCTACCTGCGCGCCAAACTGTCGCGGCGTGGCGCCCTGCGCGCCGGCGCGGCGACCGCGGGCACGGTCGCCGGAGCCGGCCTGCTCGCCGGCTCCGCCAACGCCGACGCCCGCCCCGTCGCCGCCGCGAACGCCCCGGCCACGGAGCGCGTTGACGGCTCGTTCGTCGCCCCGTTCGGTCGCCACCTGGCCTTCGGCGCTGACCCGCGGACGCAGATGCGGATCTCGTGGCAGGTTCCCTTCGCCGTGCGGCGGCCGTACGTACGGATCGGGGTCGAACCCTGGCAGTTGAGCCGGAAGATCGAGGCCGAGGTCCGCGACCTGCACACGCCGGCGCTGTCCGACAGGCTGCCCACGGTGCGGCAGGTCTACCTGCACGCCGCGCTGGACGGGCTGCGCCCCGGCACGACGTACTACTACGGCGTGGGCCACGACGGCTTCGACCCGACCGACCCGAGCCGCCTTTCGACGATCGGCAGCTTCCGGACGGCGCCCGCGCGGCCGGAGGAGTTCGTCTTCACCGCCTTCGGCGACCAGGGCGTCAGCTACGACGCGCTCGCCAACGACCAGTTGATCCTCGGCCAGAACCCGTCGTTCCACCTGCACGCGGGCGACCTGTGCTACGCGGACACCACGGGGCACGGCGAGGAGTCGGACGTCTACGACGCGCGGGTGTGGGACCAGTTCCTCGCGCAGACCGAATCGGTCGCCGCGCGCGTGCCGTGGATGGTGACCACCGGCAACCACGACATGGAGGCGTGGTACAGCCCCAACGGCTACGGCGGCCAACTCGCGCGCTGGACGCTGCCGGACAACGGCCCCGATCCGCGCGAGGCCCCCGGCGTGTACTCCTTCACCTACGGCAACGTGGGCGTGGTCGCCCTCGACGCCAACGACGTCTCGTACGAGATCACCGCCAACCTCGGCTACACGGGCGGGCGCCAGACGGCCTGGCTCGACCGGCGCCTCGGCGAGCTGCGCCGGACTCGGGGCATCGACTTCGTCGTGGTCTTCTTCCACCACTGCGCCTACTCGACCACCAGCGCCCACGCCTCGGACGGCGGCGTGCGCGACGCGTGGGTGCCGCTGTTCGAGAAGCACCAGGTGGACCTGGTGATCAACGGCCACAACCACGTCTACGAGCGCACCGACGCGCTGCGCGGCGGCGCGGTGGCCAGGGAGGTGCCGATCGGCGAGAGCGTGGACCCGGCGCGCGACGGCATCGTGTACGTCACGGCGGGCGGCGCGGGCAAGGCGCTCTACAGCTTTCCGGTGCCGGACAGCTACGAGGGACACGTCAAGGACCGCGACCACGTGCGGACGTACCACTGGGTCAAGGGCGCGGAGAAGGCGGAGAAGCCGGAGAAGCGCGAGGAGGACGTGGAGTGGTCCCGGGTGCGCTTCACGGGCTTCTCCTTCGTCGCGGTCAGCGTGCGCGCCGGCGCGCGACCCCGGATGCGGGTGACCACCCTGGCGGAGAGCGGCGAGCGCGTGGACCACTTCGAGATCACGCGTTCACGGCGGGACGGCCGCGCGTAA
- a CDS encoding acyl-CoA carboxylase subunit epsilon has product MSTATEPTAHTSTDTVVRVERGHADAEELAAVTAVLLARAAATQHLTAPPAPRRSTAGWRRLERTPGFRAPHSWQG; this is encoded by the coding sequence GTGAGCACCGCAACCGAACCCACCGCGCACACGTCGACCGACACCGTTGTCCGGGTGGAGCGGGGCCACGCCGACGCGGAGGAACTGGCCGCCGTCACCGCGGTCCTGCTCGCCCGCGCCGCCGCCACGCAGCACCTCACGGCGCCGCCCGCACCCCGCCGCTCGACCGCCGGCTGGCGTCGCCTGGAGCGCACGCCCGGCTTCCGGGCTCCGCACAGCTGGCAGGGCTGA
- a CDS encoding branched-chain amino acid aminotransferase, producing the protein MTTTTIELKPSSHPLPAAEREKILASPGFGRHFTDHMVTIKWTEGRGWHEAQLVPYAPLSIDPANMTLHYAQTIFEGLKAYRQPDGTVATFRPDANAARFQASARRLAMPELPTETFIAACDALVTQDKAWVPASGEQSLYLRPFMIATEVGLGVRPANEYLFVVIASPAGAYFPSGVKPVSVWLSEEYVRAAPGGTGAAKAGGNYAASLVAQAQAAEKGCDQVVWLDAIERRWIEEMGGMNLYFVYRSGDSVRIVTPELSGSLLPGITRASLLKIAEDLGYECEEGRISVDDWKNGNADGSLTEVFACGTAAVITPVGSVKSARADWTVGDGQPGEITMKLRTALLDIQTGAAPDTHHWMHPLG; encoded by the coding sequence ATGACGACGACCACGATCGAGCTCAAGCCCTCCTCGCATCCGCTGCCGGCCGCGGAGCGCGAGAAGATTCTGGCCAGCCCCGGGTTCGGCCGCCACTTCACCGATCACATGGTGACCATCAAGTGGACCGAGGGCCGCGGTTGGCACGAGGCCCAGCTCGTTCCGTACGCGCCGCTGTCGATCGACCCGGCCAACATGACGTTGCACTACGCGCAGACCATCTTCGAGGGCCTCAAGGCGTACCGGCAGCCCGACGGCACCGTCGCCACCTTCCGCCCCGACGCCAACGCCGCCCGCTTCCAGGCGTCCGCCCGCCGGCTGGCCATGCCCGAGCTGCCGACCGAGACCTTCATCGCGGCCTGCGACGCCCTGGTCACCCAGGACAAGGCATGGGTGCCGGCCAGCGGTGAACAGTCGCTGTACCTGCGGCCCTTCATGATCGCCACCGAGGTCGGCCTCGGCGTGCGCCCGGCCAACGAGTACCTGTTCGTGGTCATCGCCTCCCCCGCCGGCGCTTACTTCCCCAGCGGCGTGAAGCCGGTCTCGGTGTGGCTGTCCGAGGAGTACGTCCGCGCGGCCCCCGGCGGCACCGGTGCCGCCAAGGCCGGCGGCAACTACGCCGCGTCCCTGGTCGCTCAGGCGCAGGCCGCCGAGAAGGGCTGCGACCAGGTGGTCTGGCTGGACGCCATCGAGCGCCGCTGGATCGAGGAGATGGGCGGCATGAACCTCTACTTCGTCTACCGCTCGGGCGACTCGGTGCGCATCGTCACCCCGGAGCTGTCCGGCTCCCTGCTGCCCGGCATCACCCGCGCCTCGCTCCTCAAGATCGCCGAGGACCTGGGGTACGAGTGCGAAGAGGGCCGCATCTCCGTCGACGACTGGAAGAACGGCAACGCCGACGGCTCGCTGACCGAGGTCTTCGCCTGCGGCACCGCCGCCGTCATCACCCCCGTCGGCTCCGTGAAGTCCGCCCGCGCCGACTGGACGGTGGGCGACGGCCAGCCCGGTGAGATCACCATGAAGCTGCGTACCGCGCTGCTGGACATCCAGACGGGCGCCGCGCCCGACACCCACCACTGGATGCACCCGCTGGGCTGA
- the cimA gene encoding citramalate synthase, with amino-acid sequence MTDALDDNFHVFDTTLRDGAQREGINLTVADKLTIARHLDAFGVGFIEGGWPGANPRDTEFFARARAEIDFQHAQLVAFGATRRAGTRAQDDPQVRALLDSGAPVITLVAKSHDRHVELALRTTLEENLEMVRDTVSYLRSQDRRVFVDCEHFFDGYRGNPDYAKQVVSAAHEAGADVVVLCDTNGGMLPAQVQAVVATVLADTGARLGIHAQDDTGCAVANTLAAVDAGATHVQCTANGYGERVGNANLFPVVAALELKYAKTVLPAGALAEMTRVSHAIAEVVNLTPSTHQPYVGVSAFAHKAGLHASAIKVDPDLYQHIDPERVGNTMRMLVSDMAGRASIELKGKELGIDISDDRALVARVVERVKERELAGYTYEAADASFELLLRAEAEGRARRYFRVESWRGIVETRPDGTHANEATVKLWAKGERIVATAEGNGPVNALDRALRVGLERIYPHLAGLELVDYKVRILEGRHGTESTTRVLVSTSDGRGEWATVGVGDNVIAASWEALEDAYTYGLLRAGVEPQE; translated from the coding sequence ATGACGGACGCACTCGACGACAACTTCCACGTGTTCGACACCACGCTGCGCGACGGAGCGCAGCGCGAGGGCATCAACCTCACCGTCGCGGACAAGCTGACGATCGCCCGGCACCTGGACGCGTTCGGCGTGGGGTTCATCGAAGGCGGCTGGCCCGGCGCCAACCCCCGGGACACGGAGTTCTTCGCCCGCGCCCGCGCCGAGATCGACTTCCAGCACGCCCAGCTCGTCGCGTTCGGCGCGACGCGCCGGGCCGGGACGCGGGCTCAGGACGACCCGCAGGTACGGGCGCTGCTCGACTCCGGGGCGCCGGTCATCACGCTCGTCGCCAAGTCCCACGACCGGCACGTGGAACTCGCGCTGCGGACCACGCTGGAGGAGAACCTGGAGATGGTGCGGGACACCGTCTCCTACCTCCGCTCCCAGGACCGACGGGTGTTCGTCGACTGCGAGCACTTCTTCGACGGCTACCGGGGCAACCCCGACTACGCCAAGCAGGTCGTCAGCGCGGCGCACGAGGCGGGTGCCGACGTGGTCGTGCTGTGCGACACCAACGGCGGCATGCTGCCCGCCCAGGTGCAGGCGGTCGTCGCCACGGTGCTCGCCGACACCGGTGCGCGCCTGGGCATCCACGCCCAGGACGACACGGGGTGCGCCGTCGCCAACACCCTGGCCGCCGTGGACGCGGGCGCCACCCACGTACAGTGCACGGCCAACGGCTACGGCGAACGGGTCGGCAACGCCAACCTGTTCCCGGTCGTCGCCGCCCTTGAGCTGAAGTACGCCAAGACGGTGCTGCCCGCGGGGGCGCTCGCCGAGATGACGCGGGTCTCCCACGCCATCGCGGAGGTCGTCAACCTCACGCCCTCCACCCACCAGCCCTACGTCGGCGTCTCGGCCTTCGCCCACAAGGCCGGCCTGCACGCCTCGGCGATCAAGGTGGACCCGGACCTGTACCAGCACATCGACCCGGAGCGGGTCGGCAACACCATGCGCATGCTGGTCTCCGACATGGCGGGCCGCGCGTCCATCGAGCTCAAGGGCAAGGAGCTCGGCATCGACATCAGCGACGACCGCGCGCTGGTCGCCCGGGTCGTGGAGCGGGTCAAGGAACGGGAGTTGGCGGGCTACACGTACGAGGCGGCCGACGCCTCCTTCGAGTTGCTGCTCCGCGCCGAGGCGGAGGGCAGGGCGCGCCGGTACTTCCGGGTCGAGTCCTGGCGCGGCATCGTCGAGACCCGCCCGGACGGCACGCACGCCAACGAGGCCACCGTGAAGCTGTGGGCCAAGGGCGAGCGCATCGTGGCCACGGCGGAGGGCAACGGCCCCGTCAACGCCCTGGACCGGGCGCTGCGGGTGGGCCTGGAGCGGATCTACCCGCACCTGGCCGGCCTGGAGTTGGTCGACTACAAGGTCCGCATCCTGGAGGGCCGGCACGGCACCGAGTCCACCACCCGGGTCCTGGTCTCCACCAGCGACGGCCGGGGCGAGTGGGCCACGGTGGGCGTCGGCGACAACGTGATCGCCGCCTCCTGGGAGGCGCTGGAGGACGCGTACACCTACGGCCTGCTGCGCGCGGGCGTCGAACCGCAGGAGTAG
- the pruA gene encoding L-glutamate gamma-semialdehyde dehydrogenase yields the protein MDAVTQVPAPVNEPVHTYAPGTPERARLEIKLKELAENPIDLPMTIGGEKRMGGGDRFDVVQPHNHAAKLGTYANATTQDAQDAVDAALAAAPAWRALAFDDRAAIILKAAELLSGPWRETLAASTMLGQSKTAQQAEIDTPCELVDFWRFNVHFARQIMAEQPMANAPGVWNRSDHRPLEGFVYAITPFNFTAIAGNLPTAPALMGNTVVWKPSPTQTHAAVLLMQLLEEAGLPKGVINLVTGDGIAVSEVALNHPDLAGIHFTGSTKTFQYLWKTVGNNIEKYKTYPRLVGETGGKDFIVAHPSADPAVLKTAMTRGAFEFQGQKCSAASRAYVPRSLWENGLKEEFAAEVNALTMGDVTDLSNFMSAVIDERSFAKNKAAIDRAKADPTIEVIAGGTYDDSVGYFVRPTVLVSTDPENEIFKDEYFGPILGVFVYDDEKYDEMLTQMESASAYGLTGCVIAQDRAAAAATCEALRFAAGNFYINDKPTGAVVGQQPFGGGRASGTNDKAGAKQNLMRWTSTRSIKETLVPPTDYRYPHMG from the coding sequence ATGGACGCTGTGACCCAGGTCCCCGCGCCGGTGAACGAGCCGGTGCACACCTACGCACCCGGCACTCCCGAGCGCGCCCGTCTTGAGATCAAGCTCAAGGAGCTTGCCGAGAACCCCATCGACCTGCCGATGACCATCGGTGGCGAGAAGCGGATGGGCGGCGGCGACCGCTTCGACGTCGTACAGCCGCACAACCACGCCGCCAAGCTCGGCACCTACGCGAACGCCACCACCCAGGACGCCCAGGACGCGGTGGACGCCGCGCTGGCCGCCGCCCCCGCGTGGCGCGCCCTGGCCTTCGACGACCGCGCCGCGATCATCCTCAAGGCCGCCGAGCTGCTCTCCGGCCCCTGGCGCGAGACGCTGGCCGCCTCCACCATGCTGGGCCAGTCCAAGACCGCCCAGCAGGCGGAGATCGACACCCCCTGTGAGCTGGTCGACTTCTGGCGCTTCAACGTGCACTTCGCGCGCCAGATCATGGCCGAGCAGCCGATGGCCAACGCCCCGGGCGTGTGGAACCGCAGCGACCACCGGCCGCTCGAGGGCTTCGTCTACGCCATCACCCCGTTCAACTTCACCGCCATCGCCGGCAACCTGCCGACCGCCCCGGCGCTGATGGGCAACACGGTCGTGTGGAAGCCGTCCCCGACCCAGACCCACGCCGCCGTGCTGCTGATGCAGCTCCTGGAGGAGGCCGGGCTGCCGAAGGGCGTCATCAACCTGGTGACCGGCGACGGCATCGCCGTCTCCGAGGTGGCCCTGAACCACCCCGACCTGGCGGGCATCCACTTCACCGGTTCGACCAAGACCTTCCAGTACCTGTGGAAGACGGTCGGCAACAACATCGAGAAGTACAAGACCTACCCGCGCCTGGTCGGCGAGACCGGCGGCAAGGACTTCATCGTCGCCCACCCGTCCGCCGACCCGGCGGTCCTCAAGACGGCGATGACCCGTGGCGCCTTCGAGTTCCAGGGCCAGAAGTGCTCCGCCGCCTCGCGCGCCTACGTGCCGCGCTCGCTGTGGGAGAACGGCCTCAAGGAGGAGTTCGCCGCCGAGGTGAACGCCCTGACCATGGGCGACGTCACCGACCTGTCGAACTTCATGTCGGCCGTCATCGACGAGCGGTCCTTCGCGAAGAACAAGGCCGCCATCGACCGTGCCAAGGCCGACCCGACGATCGAGGTCATCGCCGGCGGCACGTACGACGACAGCGTGGGCTACTTCGTCCGTCCGACGGTGCTCGTCTCGACCGACCCCGAGAACGAGATCTTCAAGGACGAGTACTTCGGCCCCATCCTCGGCGTCTTCGTCTACGACGACGAGAAGTACGACGAGATGCTCACCCAGATGGAGTCGGCCTCGGCGTACGGCCTGACCGGCTGCGTCATCGCGCAGGACCGCGCCGCTGCCGCCGCCACCTGTGAGGCGCTGCGCTTCGCGGCGGGCAACTTCTACATCAACGACAAGCCGACCGGCGCCGTCGTCGGTCAGCAGCCGTTCGGTGGCGGTCGCGCGTCCGGCACGAACGACAAGGCCGGCGCCAAGCAGAACCTGATGCGCTGGACCTCCACCCGCTCCATCAAGGAGACCCTGGTCCCGCCGACCGACTACCGCTACCCGCACATGGGCTGA
- a CDS encoding ATP/GTP-binding protein: protein MDFASSSGAARSTTSAKIVVAGGFGVGKTTFVGAVSEINPLRTEAVMTSASAGIDDLTHAPDKTTTTVAMDFGRITLDQDLILYLFGTPGQDRFWFMWDDLVRGAIGAVVLVDTRRLADCFPAVDYFENSGLPFVIALNGFDGHQPYTPDEVREALQIGPDAPIIVTDARHRNEAKSALITLVEHALMARLR from the coding sequence GTGGACTTCGCAAGCTCTAGCGGTGCAGCCCGCTCCACCACCTCCGCGAAGATCGTGGTGGCGGGCGGCTTCGGCGTGGGCAAGACCACGTTCGTCGGCGCGGTCTCGGAGATCAACCCGCTACGCACCGAGGCCGTGATGACCTCCGCATCGGCGGGGATCGACGACCTCACGCACGCGCCGGACAAGACCACCACCACGGTAGCCATGGACTTCGGCCGCATCACGCTCGACCAGGACCTGATCCTGTACCTGTTCGGCACGCCCGGGCAGGACCGTTTCTGGTTCATGTGGGACGACCTCGTACGCGGCGCGATCGGCGCCGTGGTGCTGGTCGACACGCGCCGACTGGCCGACTGTTTCCCGGCCGTCGACTACTTCGAGAACTCCGGCCTGCCGTTCGTCATCGCCCTCAACGGCTTCGACGGGCACCAGCCGTACACCCCCGACGAGGTGCGCGAGGCGCTCCAGATCGGCCCGGACGCACCGATCATCGTCACCGACGCCCGGCACCGCAACGAGGCGAAGAGCGCGCTGATCACCCTGGTCGAGCACGCGCTGATGGCCCGCCTCCGCTAG
- a CDS encoding acyl-CoA carboxylase subunit beta produces the protein MTNLEGAPVAASDVRGRVAELHAIREQARRGPSERATEAQKAKGKLTARERIDLLLDEGSFNEVEPLRRHRAVGFGLEAKKPYTDGVITGWGTVHGRTVFVYAHDFRIFGGALGEAHATKIHKIMDMAIAAGAPLVSLNDGAGARIQEGVSALAGYGGIFQRNTRASGVIPQISVMLGPCAGGAAYSPALTDFVFMVRETSQMFITGPDVVQAVTGEKVSQNGLGGADVHAETSGVAHFAYDDEETCLEEVRYLLSLLPQNNRENPPVAEASDPADRRGEALLDLVPADGNRPYDMRKVIEEIVDDGEYLEVHERWATNIICALTRLDGAVVGIIANQPQSLAGVLDIEASEKSARFIQMCDAFNIPLVTLLDVPGFLPGVDQEHGGIIRHGAKMLYAYCNATVPRISVILRKAYGGAYIVMDSQSIGADLTYAWPTNEIAVMGAEGAANVIFRKQIASADDPEAMRARMVKEYKSELMHPYYAAERGLVDDVIDPADTREVLIRSLAMLRNKHADLPSRKHGNPPQ, from the coding sequence ATGACCAATCTCGAAGGTGCGCCCGTAGCGGCGAGTGACGTCCGTGGGCGCGTCGCCGAGCTGCACGCCATTCGCGAGCAAGCTCGGCGCGGCCCGAGCGAGCGGGCGACCGAGGCGCAGAAGGCCAAGGGCAAGCTGACGGCCCGGGAGCGGATCGACCTCCTGCTCGACGAGGGCTCCTTCAACGAGGTCGAACCCCTGCGGCGACACCGCGCGGTCGGCTTCGGCCTGGAGGCCAAGAAGCCCTACACCGACGGCGTCATCACCGGTTGGGGCACGGTGCACGGTCGCACCGTCTTCGTCTACGCGCACGACTTCCGGATCTTCGGCGGCGCGCTCGGCGAGGCCCACGCCACCAAGATCCACAAGATCATGGACATGGCCATCGCGGCCGGCGCGCCGCTGGTGTCCCTCAACGACGGTGCCGGCGCCCGCATCCAGGAGGGCGTCTCGGCCCTCGCCGGGTACGGCGGCATCTTCCAGCGCAACACTCGCGCCTCCGGTGTCATCCCGCAGATCTCGGTGATGCTCGGCCCGTGCGCCGGCGGCGCCGCGTACAGCCCCGCGCTGACCGACTTCGTGTTCATGGTCCGCGAGACCTCGCAGATGTTCATCACGGGCCCCGACGTCGTGCAGGCGGTGACCGGCGAGAAGGTCTCCCAGAACGGGCTCGGCGGCGCCGACGTCCACGCGGAGACCTCGGGCGTGGCTCACTTCGCGTACGACGACGAGGAGACCTGCCTCGAAGAGGTGCGCTACCTGCTCTCCCTGCTGCCGCAGAACAACCGGGAGAACCCGCCCGTCGCCGAGGCGTCCGACCCCGCCGACCGGCGCGGCGAGGCGCTGCTCGACCTGGTGCCGGCCGACGGCAACCGGCCGTACGACATGCGCAAGGTCATCGAGGAGATCGTCGACGACGGCGAGTACCTGGAGGTCCACGAGCGCTGGGCGACCAACATCATCTGTGCGCTCACCCGGCTCGACGGGGCCGTCGTCGGCATCATCGCCAACCAGCCGCAGTCGCTGGCCGGCGTGCTCGACATCGAGGCGTCGGAGAAGTCCGCGCGCTTCATCCAGATGTGCGACGCCTTCAACATCCCGCTGGTCACCCTGCTCGACGTCCCCGGCTTCCTGCCCGGCGTGGACCAGGAGCACGGCGGCATCATCCGGCACGGCGCCAAGATGCTGTACGCGTACTGCAACGCCACCGTGCCGCGGATCTCGGTGATCCTGCGCAAGGCGTACGGCGGCGCCTACATCGTCATGGACTCCCAGTCCATCGGGGCCGACCTCACCTACGCCTGGCCGACCAACGAGATCGCCGTGATGGGCGCCGAGGGCGCGGCCAACGTCATCTTCCGCAAGCAGATCGCCAGCGCGGACGACCCGGAGGCCATGCGCGCCCGCATGGTCAAGGAGTACAAGTCCGAGCTGATGCACCCGTACTACGCCGCCGAGCGGGGCCTGGTCGACGACGTGATCGACCCGGCCGACACCCGCGAGGTGCTGATCCGATCCCTGGCGATGCTGCGCAACAAGCACGCCGACCTGCCGTCCCGCAAGCACGGCAACCCGCCGCAGTAA
- a CDS encoding YceI family protein: MALFNRKRNTVPAADAATAATGTAVIDAAAPQANPALAGLTGEYTIDPAHSSIGFTVRHAMVTNVRGSFIEHEGALRLDGADPARSSASIDVKIASVDTGIKDRDAHLLGEDFFDAERFPLMTFRSTGVKQTDDESFRVTGDLTIKDVTRPVSIDLDFNGAATDVYGAERVGFEGSATILRSDWGLTWNAALETGGVMVSDKVKLTFDISAVKAAPAA, from the coding sequence ATGGCTCTGTTCAACCGCAAGCGCAACACCGTCCCGGCCGCTGACGCCGCCACCGCCGCCACTGGCACCGCCGTCATCGACGCCGCGGCGCCCCAGGCGAACCCGGCCCTCGCGGGGCTCACGGGTGAGTACACGATCGACCCGGCACACAGCAGCATCGGCTTCACGGTGCGCCACGCGATGGTCACCAACGTGCGCGGCTCGTTCATCGAGCACGAGGGCGCCCTGCGCCTCGACGGTGCCGACCCGGCCCGCTCCAGCGCCAGCATCGACGTCAAGATCGCCAGCGTTGACACCGGCATCAAGGACCGCGACGCGCACCTGCTCGGCGAGGACTTCTTCGACGCCGAGCGCTTCCCGCTGATGACCTTCCGCAGCACCGGCGTCAAGCAGACCGACGACGAGAGCTTCCGCGTCACCGGCGACCTGACCATCAAGGACGTCACCCGCCCGGTCAGCATCGACCTCGACTTCAACGGCGCGGCGACCGACGTCTACGGGGCCGAGCGCGTCGGCTTCGAGGGCAGCGCCACCATCCTGCGCTCCGACTGGGGCCTGACGTGGAACGCCGCTCTGGAGACCGGCGGCGTCATGGTCAGCGACAAGGTGAAGCTCACTTTCGACATCTCCGCCGTCAAGGCCGCCCCCGCGGCCTGA
- a CDS encoding 3-isopropylmalate dehydrogenase: MSRSIRLAVIPGDGIGQEVVAQGLKVLSAVLPQDVKLETREYDLGARRWHATGETLPDAELESLKDHDAILLGAIGDPSVPSGVLERGLLLKLRFAFDHYVNLRPSKLFPNTPTPLAGRPEIDFVVVREGTEGPYTGNGGSLRTGTPAEVATEVSVNTAYGVERVVRDAYERANARPRKKLTLVHKNNVLVYAGHLWKNIFDRVGQEYPDVTTDYLHVDAATIFFVTQPERFDVIVTDNLFGDIVTDLAAAVTGGIGLAASGNINPTGAFPSMFEPVHGSAPDIAGTGKADPTATVLSVALLLRHLGYEAEAARVETAVTEDLAARDGVTRTTDEIGDALAVRVTA; this comes from the coding sequence ATGTCTCGCAGCATTCGCCTCGCAGTGATCCCCGGTGACGGAATCGGCCAGGAAGTGGTGGCCCAGGGCCTCAAAGTGCTCTCGGCGGTGCTTCCGCAGGACGTGAAGCTGGAGACCCGGGAGTACGACCTCGGCGCGCGGCGCTGGCACGCGACCGGGGAAACCCTGCCCGACGCGGAACTCGAGTCGCTCAAGGACCACGACGCGATCCTGCTCGGCGCGATCGGCGACCCGTCCGTGCCCTCCGGCGTCCTGGAGCGCGGCCTGCTGCTCAAGCTGCGGTTCGCCTTCGACCACTACGTCAACCTTCGCCCCTCCAAGCTCTTCCCGAACACCCCGACGCCGCTCGCCGGCCGCCCCGAGATCGACTTCGTCGTGGTCCGCGAGGGCACCGAGGGCCCGTACACCGGAAACGGCGGCAGCCTGCGCACCGGAACGCCGGCCGAGGTCGCCACCGAGGTGAGCGTCAACACCGCGTACGGCGTGGAGCGCGTGGTGCGCGACGCGTACGAGCGGGCCAACGCCCGCCCCCGCAAGAAGCTGACGCTCGTGCACAAGAACAACGTCCTAGTCTACGCGGGCCACCTGTGGAAGAACATCTTCGACCGGGTCGGCCAGGAGTACCCGGACGTCACCACCGACTACCTGCACGTCGACGCGGCGACGATCTTCTTCGTCACGCAGCCGGAGCGCTTCGACGTCATCGTCACCGACAACCTCTTCGGCGACATCGTCACCGACCTGGCCGCCGCCGTCACCGGCGGCATCGGGCTGGCCGCCAGCGGCAACATCAACCCCACCGGGGCCTTCCCGTCCATGTTCGAGCCGGTCCACGGCTCGGCCCCCGACATCGCGGGCACCGGTAAGGCCGACCCGACCGCCACGGTGCTCTCCGTCGCGCTGCTGCTGCGACACCTGGGGTACGAGGCGGAGGCGGCCCGCGTCGAGACCGCGGTCACCGAGGACCTGGCCGCCCGCGACGGCGTGACCCGGACCACGGACGAGATCGGCGACGCGCTCGCCGTCCGGGTCACCGCCTGA